A genome region from Natranaeroarchaeum sulfidigenes includes the following:
- a CDS encoding phospholipase D-like domain-containing protein, with the protein MSTTERRRYTLAATLVALLLIGGTLGITTVSAASDLDPHEPSHTGNTTESGEPRIIELYPSPVAHGNVGEFVTIEFPTETEPNGWTLHDDGRQTAHLPSDALEGTVALSHEPAETRQHTDHDVYPLDGHIQFAEDGETVTLKRNGSVVDSVTYDRAAEAELWERTEDGTGSWSPIEATDIAPATTKNTDATAFVLPDAPEASVELIERADERIMLAAYTYSDARVTDALIAAHERGVDTRVAVEASPVGGTGERSVDQLDELTAAGVDVVAFGGDHARYRFHHGKFAVADDEALVMTENWKPSGAGGQANRGWGVVTHDAETANAIADVFEADLDASDSLQWDEYGETVDPVEEPKTEGRYPAEFDSSRLAVEETTVLTAPDNAEPEIRREIEDADESILLTQVSIGGHDDPLLQEAIEAAHRGVELRILLSSAWYTDDENAELQEWLNELADTEDIDIEVQVADPGDRYERLHTKGVIIDDETVILGSINWNTHSLRENRELALVLEGDEVAEYYTRVFNSDWAGIVWRFPVGLGAVLVAGTTGAVIIAHRRVEFA; encoded by the coding sequence GTGTCGACAACGGAGCGCCGCCGGTATACGCTGGCCGCCACGCTCGTAGCCCTGCTACTGATTGGAGGAACCCTCGGTATCACGACCGTATCGGCAGCTAGCGACCTCGATCCGCACGAACCATCCCACACTGGAAACACTACCGAATCCGGAGAACCACGTATCATCGAACTCTATCCCAGTCCGGTCGCCCACGGCAACGTCGGCGAGTTCGTCACGATCGAGTTCCCAACAGAGACTGAGCCAAACGGCTGGACGCTCCACGATGACGGTCGACAGACAGCGCATCTGCCGAGCGATGCCCTGGAAGGAACTGTCGCATTGAGCCACGAGCCGGCGGAAACGCGACAGCACACGGACCATGACGTCTATCCGCTCGACGGACACATACAGTTCGCCGAAGACGGAGAGACGGTAACGCTCAAACGCAACGGAAGCGTCGTTGACAGCGTTACCTACGACCGTGCGGCCGAAGCAGAGCTCTGGGAGCGAACGGAGGATGGTACGGGGTCCTGGTCGCCAATCGAAGCGACCGATATCGCACCGGCAACGACGAAAAACACGGACGCTACGGCGTTCGTGTTGCCGGACGCTCCCGAAGCGTCGGTCGAGTTGATCGAGCGTGCCGACGAACGGATTATGCTCGCTGCATACACCTACTCCGATGCACGTGTGACAGACGCACTGATCGCGGCACACGAACGCGGCGTCGATACTCGGGTGGCAGTCGAAGCATCCCCCGTAGGGGGAACAGGTGAACGTTCGGTTGATCAGCTTGACGAACTGACCGCGGCGGGAGTCGACGTGGTCGCGTTCGGTGGTGACCACGCGAGATATCGGTTCCATCACGGGAAGTTTGCGGTCGCCGACGACGAGGCGCTCGTCATGACCGAAAACTGGAAACCATCCGGTGCTGGTGGGCAGGCAAACCGTGGCTGGGGCGTCGTCACACACGACGCGGAGACTGCAAACGCGATCGCAGATGTGTTCGAGGCGGACCTCGATGCCAGCGACTCGCTACAGTGGGATGAGTACGGCGAGACTGTCGATCCAGTCGAGGAACCGAAGACGGAGGGGCGGTATCCTGCGGAGTTTGACTCCTCGCGGCTCGCTGTCGAAGAGACGACAGTGCTCACAGCGCCGGACAACGCCGAGCCCGAAATCCGGAGGGAAATCGAGGACGCGGATGAGTCGATCTTGCTCACACAGGTTTCGATCGGTGGACATGATGACCCGCTACTGCAGGAGGCCATCGAGGCCGCACATCGCGGAGTCGAGCTCCGCATTCTCCTCTCCAGCGCGTGGTATACCGACGACGAAAACGCGGAACTACAGGAATGGCTCAACGAGCTTGCTGATACGGAGGATATCGATATAGAAGTCCAGGTCGCTGATCCCGGAGACAGGTACGAAAGACTCCATACGAAAGGAGTTATCATCGACGACGAAACGGTGATTCTTGGGAGTATCAACTGGAACACTCATTCACTCCGTGAGAACAGGGAACTTGCGCTGGTACTCGAGGGTGACGAGGTCGCGGAATATTACACCCGTGTGTTCAACTCGGACTGGGCTGGGATCGTCTGGCGCTTCCCAGTCGGACTCGGGGCAGTGCTGGTAGCAGGAACAACCGGTGCAGTTATAATCGCACACAGAAGAGTCGAGTTCGCGTAA
- a CDS encoding DHH family phosphoesterase, with product MTDDEPTSTGDMESPVVYDLDPECTLDEVTEDGLYLATVNGVVEYGVFVDLSEFVSGLVHESKLDGEYEIGDQLVVDLEDVRENGDVSFRSVDIENYELESVAHEYDITPVDKLEDAVGSTVYLAGQVVQIKQTGGPTLFHVRDESGIVPCAIFESAGVRAYPEISVEDYVRVSGTPEHREGAIQIEADSLTALDDEEATEIEARLDAAVEERAAPADVDPLIEWEAFEKLRPDIESVAKLLRRTVLEGRPIRIRHHADGDGMCASIPVELALERFIEGVHEDPEAKRHLFKRLPSKAPFYEMEDATRDLNFALEDRERHGQKLPLLLMLDNGSTEEDTPAYETLRHYDIPIVVLDHHHPDPEAVEPLLTEHVNPYLYDEDYRITTGMMCVELARMIDPEMTDELRHVPAVAGISDRSAADAMDDYLELASEVGYDPDELEDVGEALDYAAHWLRYDSGRHLVNDALNVGCEDEERHHELVDFLAEKSRNEIDDQLEAALPHVEHERLDNGAHLYRVDVENDTHRFTYPAPGKTTGAIHDHKVEETGDPVITIGYGPDFSVLRSDGVRLDIPRMVTELDEEIVGGGVSGGGHLVVGSIKFVKGRREEVLDALVEKMAEAEIDEALSSTKSSV from the coding sequence ATGACTGACGATGAGCCAACCAGTACGGGTGATATGGAGTCACCCGTGGTCTACGATCTCGACCCGGAGTGTACGCTCGACGAGGTGACGGAGGACGGTCTGTATCTTGCGACGGTCAACGGTGTCGTCGAATACGGTGTCTTTGTCGACCTTTCCGAGTTCGTCTCCGGACTCGTACACGAATCGAAACTCGATGGAGAGTACGAGATCGGCGATCAGCTGGTCGTCGATCTCGAAGACGTACGAGAGAACGGTGATGTTTCGTTCCGATCTGTCGATATCGAGAACTACGAACTCGAAAGTGTCGCTCACGAGTACGATATTACGCCGGTCGATAAGCTAGAGGACGCCGTCGGAAGTACGGTCTATCTCGCGGGACAGGTCGTTCAGATCAAACAGACGGGCGGTCCCACCCTGTTTCACGTGCGAGACGAATCAGGTATCGTCCCCTGTGCAATTTTCGAGTCCGCTGGTGTACGTGCCTATCCGGAAATTTCGGTCGAGGATTACGTCCGCGTCAGCGGAACCCCCGAGCATCGGGAAGGCGCAATCCAGATCGAAGCCGACTCCCTGACCGCTCTGGACGACGAGGAGGCAACCGAGATTGAAGCCCGCCTCGACGCCGCGGTAGAGGAGCGTGCAGCCCCTGCAGACGTCGACCCGCTCATCGAGTGGGAGGCGTTCGAGAAACTCCGACCGGATATCGAATCGGTCGCTAAATTGCTTCGCCGTACCGTTCTCGAAGGGCGTCCGATCCGAATCCGTCATCACGCCGACGGCGACGGAATGTGTGCGAGTATTCCGGTCGAACTGGCGCTCGAGCGGTTCATCGAGGGGGTTCATGAGGATCCCGAAGCCAAACGTCACCTGTTCAAGCGGCTACCGAGCAAGGCACCATTCTACGAGATGGAGGACGCGACGCGTGACCTCAACTTCGCCCTCGAGGACCGGGAGCGCCACGGACAGAAGCTCCCGCTCCTGCTTATGCTGGACAACGGGAGCACCGAGGAGGACACGCCAGCCTACGAAACGCTTCGACACTACGACATCCCGATCGTCGTCCTCGACCATCACCACCCCGACCCGGAGGCCGTCGAACCGCTCCTGACAGAGCACGTCAACCCGTATCTCTACGACGAGGATTACCGGATTACGACGGGTATGATGTGTGTCGAACTCGCCCGGATGATCGATCCGGAGATGACGGACGAACTCCGACACGTCCCCGCTGTTGCAGGGATTTCCGATCGCTCGGCCGCCGACGCGATGGACGACTATCTCGAACTGGCTTCGGAAGTCGGTTACGACCCCGATGAACTGGAGGACGTGGGCGAGGCGCTGGATTATGCCGCACACTGGCTTCGCTACGACTCCGGTCGACATCTCGTCAACGACGCGCTGAACGTCGGCTGTGAGGACGAGGAGCGACACCACGAGTTGGTGGACTTCCTGGCAGAGAAGTCTCGCAACGAGATCGACGATCAGCTAGAAGCGGCGTTACCGCACGTCGAGCACGAGCGACTCGATAACGGTGCTCATCTCTACCGCGTCGACGTCGAGAACGATACGCACCGGTTTACGTATCCTGCGCCCGGAAAGACGACCGGCGCGATTCACGATCACAAGGTCGAGGAAACTGGTGACCCAGTGATCACGATCGGTTACGGCCCTGACTTCTCCGTGCTCCGAAGCGACGGTGTCAGGCTGGACATCCCCCGGATGGTCACCGAACTCGACGAGGAGATCGTCGGCGGTGGCGTCAGCGGCGGCGGCCATCTGGTCGTCGGCTCGATCAAGTTCGTCAAAGGGCGGCGTGAGGAAGTGCTCGATGCGCTCGTCGAGAAGATGGCCGAGGCCGAGATCGACGAAGCGCTCAGCAGTACGAAATCATCGGTTTGA
- a CDS encoding DUF7350 domain-containing protein, translated as MNRRTLLQSGAAISGAVLAGCLDTFETESVWQSVPVVEDRPDAVYIPAGVEEMATYGIAHSGDYGFALHYTFPHRFYNVTSSGMDRVDVQESDAMHLMVTVWDRETETVLPTELQLDLYSEGALETSLRPWAMISQRMGFHYGDNVQLDSEGGYTAEIQAAPIEAQPVGELEGLFQDGTTVEIDFEYTVDDIYDLSFEEFDEDERGRRAAVPLMQHDDHGDHDGHDEHDGHDMQVPVSTVPEPESLPGRLLGTESSGDADIVVSLIESSSRFHEGAYLLVSPRTPYNRIPLPEMSITATGYQDGEAAFSDEPLAAALDHDVDYHYGLAVDSLDTIETLQLDIASDPRVSRHDGYETAFLDMGSVEFSVPE; from the coding sequence ATGAATCGACGGACGCTACTGCAATCGGGAGCCGCGATCAGTGGTGCCGTTCTCGCTGGCTGTCTGGACACCTTCGAGACCGAGTCCGTCTGGCAGAGTGTTCCCGTCGTCGAGGACCGCCCGGATGCCGTGTATATACCCGCGGGTGTCGAAGAGATGGCGACGTACGGCATTGCCCATAGTGGTGACTACGGTTTTGCGCTTCATTACACGTTCCCGCATCGCTTCTACAACGTCACCTCGAGCGGTATGGATCGCGTTGATGTTCAGGAATCGGATGCTATGCACCTGATGGTTACCGTCTGGGATCGTGAAACCGAGACGGTACTGCCGACCGAGCTTCAGCTGGACCTGTACTCGGAGGGGGCACTTGAGACGTCGCTCCGGCCGTGGGCGATGATCTCGCAGCGGATGGGCTTCCATTACGGCGACAATGTCCAACTCGATAGCGAGGGGGGATACACTGCTGAGATTCAGGCAGCACCGATCGAGGCCCAGCCGGTCGGGGAGCTAGAGGGACTATTTCAGGATGGTACGACCGTGGAAATCGACTTCGAGTACACTGTCGATGATATCTACGACCTTTCGTTCGAGGAGTTCGATGAGGACGAGAGAGGACGCCGCGCTGCCGTACCGTTGATGCAACACGACGATCATGGTGACCACGATGGGCATGACGAGCACGACGGACACGATATGCAAGTGCCCGTATCGACCGTTCCCGAGCCTGAATCGCTCCCCGGCCGTTTGTTGGGGACCGAGTCCAGCGGTGATGCCGATATTGTGGTGAGCCTCATCGAGTCGAGCTCACGGTTCCACGAGGGGGCGTATCTCCTCGTCTCGCCGCGTACACCGTACAATCGGATACCACTCCCCGAGATGTCGATTACGGCGACAGGATATCAAGACGGTGAGGCGGCCTTCTCCGATGAGCCGCTGGCGGCGGCACTCGACCACGATGTCGACTACCACTACGGATTGGCGGTCGATTCCCTCGATACAATTGAAACGCTCCAACTCGACATCGCGTCAGATCCCCGTGTGTCACGTCACGACGGCTATGAAACTGCATTTTTGGATATGGGATCGGTCGAGTTTTCGGTCCCTGAATAA
- a CDS encoding PKD domain-containing protein has product MLVIVCGGIVHIAAGNSGDDVDPFAEAGLDQEAEVGQTVLLDGTGSWAPAGDIEEYRWVIETPDGATSAPTCSDCDRTEFVPEQTGEYAVEVIVTDEHGNTDTDTMYVTVGSESTFNVTISGDRTPTVGEQASYTGTVEAPQTSVDSVEWRLDGDVITPDGDADDDLKMTETFRSSGDYELELVVTDDTGQVTEDELAVRARNDSQSGSAVSVDGDQLVTGERPLEGEYQLAGADPEEVDSVRWYAGDEVIGTGTETTVEWEPGIHEFYATVEHDGESHRATFPDGEEVVADPAPEIELDVERNGTHISGTAVAADEFGSLDTVSVYIGDDEIALTTLDQGVDRTQHEETFSATLPDDGSETPIRAVAMDDREQVGTDSTQQGQPELVSAEFVNTPVDSYHERIDEDRYTAEHELVIDLNGADPDDVRKQLSLDHNADVMLLETMSSEYFAVNDQLVVDTLWAGEEPGNSLITIDAPFITEQTDSFRVEHSPPEVHVNIIDPGQDSHDRGYKLRVDPSGSFDPDGSELNFRVGDRDRLYHDTDEIGIEFNDAPKLVATDQDGYSTSYELDLYDFYAPEIEDVSEVSEGPYTSGDHVVFDVQTEEYQIAAPEYDLNTDLKIENGQGSVQFWRVVDPEPSANDTNDVARQDAVKYYTGQVAVEIDSFADGEHPGLRVSNTASSDGRSLRHSLPEIDGIMPTPRNVDVTDVEYTVNGFERERTATSPNERVSLERSGYQVVDSSTETEAVELEKRQVDTTYSTETRTFDRQSDRDGFVSTRNSWSDGGTDTTSRTVRETEWVESMGDSSGRYTGETRQVTKYPPQVSSPTTVTEYKFAVTAQETVDQYIAEQEIEETTTSWESIGSTDEVGSAYRRANSNHDIRVGSTTEESTWELSKFVYETKTVESYDDPARVQSTNATVSGNIAEKLPVSNARTMRYSKIDEFSVEASVSGLRSESELIEAATDPESELDPGCSSEYEEVC; this is encoded by the coding sequence ATGCTCGTGATTGTGTGCGGCGGAATCGTCCATATTGCTGCCGGTAATTCGGGCGACGATGTCGATCCATTCGCGGAGGCAGGACTCGATCAAGAAGCCGAAGTCGGGCAGACTGTCCTTCTTGATGGGACCGGTTCCTGGGCCCCTGCAGGAGATATCGAGGAGTACAGGTGGGTGATCGAAACACCCGACGGAGCGACCTCGGCACCCACATGTTCGGACTGTGACCGGACAGAGTTCGTTCCCGAACAGACGGGAGAATACGCTGTCGAAGTAATCGTTACTGACGAGCACGGGAACACCGATACGGACACGATGTACGTCACGGTTGGAAGCGAATCGACCTTTAATGTCACCATCTCCGGGGATAGGACACCTACAGTCGGCGAACAGGCATCATATACTGGAACTGTCGAGGCTCCCCAGACCTCGGTTGATTCCGTCGAGTGGCGTCTCGATGGGGACGTCATCACCCCTGACGGAGACGCGGACGACGATCTCAAGATGACCGAGACGTTTCGCTCATCAGGAGATTACGAACTCGAACTCGTGGTTACTGACGACACTGGTCAGGTGACTGAGGATGAACTCGCGGTTCGTGCCCGAAACGATTCCCAGTCCGGCTCGGCGGTTTCCGTTGACGGCGATCAGTTGGTCACAGGTGAGCGTCCGCTCGAAGGGGAGTATCAGCTTGCTGGAGCCGATCCTGAGGAAGTCGATTCGGTCCGTTGGTATGCTGGCGACGAGGTGATTGGTACCGGCACTGAAACCACTGTGGAGTGGGAGCCGGGCATACACGAGTTCTACGCCACGGTCGAGCACGATGGGGAGTCCCACCGTGCAACTTTCCCTGATGGGGAGGAAGTGGTCGCTGATCCTGCCCCCGAAATTGAACTCGACGTCGAGCGCAACGGAACCCACATCAGCGGAACTGCAGTAGCAGCAGACGAATTTGGATCGCTGGATACTGTGTCAGTGTATATCGGGGACGATGAGATAGCCTTGACGACACTCGATCAGGGGGTCGACCGGACACAGCACGAGGAGACGTTTTCGGCAACGCTCCCTGATGATGGTTCTGAAACGCCCATTCGTGCAGTAGCCATGGATGATCGTGAGCAGGTGGGGACCGATTCCACGCAGCAGGGACAACCGGAGTTGGTCAGTGCAGAGTTCGTAAATACGCCGGTTGATTCGTATCACGAGCGGATCGACGAGGACCGATATACAGCCGAGCACGAGCTGGTGATTGATTTGAATGGGGCGGATCCGGATGACGTGAGAAAACAACTATCTCTTGATCACAATGCCGATGTAATGTTATTAGAAACTATGTCGTCGGAGTATTTTGCTGTGAATGATCAGCTTGTTGTCGACACTCTCTGGGCTGGTGAGGAACCTGGAAATTCCCTCATCACAATCGATGCACCGTTTATCACTGAGCAGACTGACAGCTTCCGGGTTGAACACAGCCCACCAGAGGTCCACGTAAATATTATCGACCCAGGGCAGGATTCTCATGACCGAGGATATAAACTTCGTGTCGATCCGAGTGGTTCGTTCGACCCTGATGGTTCAGAGCTCAATTTTCGAGTAGGTGACCGCGATCGATTGTACCATGATACTGATGAGATTGGTATAGAATTCAACGATGCACCGAAGTTAGTTGCTACTGATCAGGATGGCTACTCGACATCATACGAACTCGATCTGTATGATTTCTACGCCCCGGAAATCGAAGACGTGTCTGAAGTCTCAGAGGGCCCGTACACATCCGGTGACCACGTCGTATTCGATGTTCAAACCGAGGAGTATCAAATAGCTGCCCCGGAATACGACCTGAATACGGATCTAAAAATCGAGAACGGTCAGGGATCCGTTCAATTCTGGCGTGTCGTTGATCCTGAACCTTCTGCAAATGACACTAATGATGTCGCACGACAGGACGCCGTAAAATATTACACCGGCCAGGTAGCGGTCGAGATTGACTCGTTTGCGGACGGTGAGCATCCAGGGTTGAGAGTCTCAAATACCGCAAGCTCGGATGGCCGCTCCCTGAGACACTCACTTCCAGAGATTGATGGAATCATGCCTACCCCCAGAAACGTCGATGTGACGGATGTCGAATACACTGTTAATGGATTCGAGAGAGAACGAACCGCGACCTCACCTAACGAACGAGTTTCCCTGGAGCGGTCCGGATATCAGGTGGTGGATTCTTCGACAGAAACTGAAGCTGTTGAACTAGAAAAACGACAGGTGGACACAACCTACTCAACCGAGACACGGACATTTGATCGGCAATCGGACCGCGATGGGTTTGTTTCGACACGCAACAGCTGGAGTGACGGCGGGACGGACACGACATCCAGGACGGTTCGAGAAACCGAGTGGGTGGAGTCTATGGGCGACTCGTCAGGCCGTTATACTGGCGAAACACGTCAGGTGACAAAATATCCACCACAGGTGTCCTCGCCCACCACGGTAACGGAGTACAAATTCGCGGTCACGGCTCAAGAGACGGTTGATCAGTACATAGCGGAACAAGAAATCGAAGAAACGACTACCAGCTGGGAATCGATTGGTAGCACTGACGAGGTTGGATCCGCGTATCGCAGGGCAAACTCGAACCACGATATTCGAGTGGGGTCGACTACCGAGGAAAGCACGTGGGAACTCTCGAAGTTCGTCTATGAAACAAAAACCGTGGAGTCTTACGATGATCCAGCGCGTGTGCAGTCGACTAACGCTACGGTGTCAGGTAATATAGCTGAGAAGCTGCCAGTGAGCAATGCTCGCACTATGCGGTATTCGAAGATTGACGAGTTCTCGGTCGAGGCTTCCGTCTCCGGACTACGATCAGAGTCAGAATTGATTGAGGCCGCTACTGACCCAGAAAGTGAGCTTGACCCTGGTTGTAGCTCTGAATACGAGGAGGTTTGTTGA
- a CDS encoding HalX domain-containing protein — MPDQPVDILVVDDESRLADLFAAWLKPDWNVETAYDGESALEKMQDSVKIVLLDRRMPGLSGDEVLAEIRDRGSDCRVVMVTAVDPDFDIIEMGFDDYLVKPVSKDELIDVVDRVQTRSSYEADIQRYYSLVSKKSLLETEKSDRELEASEEYAELCEQVDELRGSVDETVADLSDHNDFVGAFQDLPGEN; from the coding sequence ATGCCCGACCAACCTGTTGACATCCTCGTCGTAGACGACGAATCACGACTCGCCGATCTCTTTGCAGCCTGGCTGAAACCCGACTGGAACGTCGAAACGGCGTATGACGGCGAGAGCGCTCTGGAAAAGATGCAAGACTCGGTAAAGATCGTTCTTCTCGATCGCCGGATGCCGGGTCTATCCGGTGACGAGGTCCTCGCCGAGATACGGGACCGGGGATCCGATTGTCGCGTCGTCATGGTAACGGCTGTCGATCCCGACTTCGATATTATCGAAATGGGCTTCGATGACTATCTCGTCAAACCGGTCTCCAAGGACGAATTGATCGATGTTGTCGACCGCGTCCAGACTCGTTCGAGTTACGAGGCAGATATCCAGCGGTACTACTCGCTTGTCTCGAAAAAGTCCCTGCTCGAAACTGAAAAATCGGACCGTGAACTCGAAGCAAGCGAGGAATATGCCGAACTCTGTGAACAGGTCGATGAACTCCGGGGGAGTGTTGACGAAACAGTTGCCGATCTTTCCGATCACAACGATTTCGTTGGCGCGTTTCAGGATCTCCCCGGCGAGAACTGA
- a CDS encoding 3-hydroxyacyl-CoA dehydrogenase/enoyl-CoA hydratase family protein, which yields METDDINSITVLGAGNMGHGIAEVAALAGYDVRMRDINQEFVQSGYDDIEWSLNKLAEKDQISQEDADAALDRVTPLVDIEESVSDTDVIIEAVPEKMEIKEDVYAEVSEHAPDQAIFATNTSSLSITDLSEFTDHPEQFCGMHFFNPPVRMQLVEVISGEHTDEATLDVIEELAEEFGKTPVRVHRDSPGFIVNRILVPLMNEACWLVHEGEATIEEVDSTTKYGMGLPMGSFELGDQVGNDVSYHVLEYMHDVLGDAYEPCPLLAEKVENEELGKKTGKGFYDYENGGADVPSDQVSESVSDRLTAVMANEVANLIGGDVAEADAIDEAVMLGAGFPNGPAKLADDVGLDHLLETLEDAYEETGAARYKPADYFAEAADQGGFHGGNEDDDSYEFDTISIETSDDRVGTITLDRPHRMNTISGELLDELGEAIELLEADEAVRSILLVGAGEKAFSAGADVQSMAGSGADPIEAVELSRKGQQTFGKLEDSDLPVVAGIDGYCLGGGMELATCADLRVASERSQLGQPEHNLGLLPGWGGTQRLQQIVGEGRAKEIIFTAERYDPETMADYGFVNEVVGNDELRDAAYDLAADLAAGPPIAQRYTKRAMKKGWEDAEAGLEIEAQAFGHLMATDDLMEGVTAFMSDRDPEFEGK from the coding sequence ATGGAGACTGACGATATCAACAGTATCACAGTTCTGGGTGCGGGTAACATGGGTCATGGAATTGCCGAGGTTGCGGCGCTGGCTGGCTACGACGTTCGAATGCGCGATATCAACCAGGAGTTCGTCCAGAGCGGCTACGACGATATCGAGTGGAGTTTGAACAAACTCGCGGAAAAAGATCAGATCAGTCAGGAGGACGCCGACGCCGCGCTTGACCGTGTCACTCCGCTCGTCGACATAGAGGAATCGGTAAGCGACACGGACGTTATCATCGAAGCAGTGCCCGAAAAGATGGAAATCAAAGAGGACGTCTACGCGGAAGTATCCGAGCACGCCCCAGATCAGGCGATTTTCGCGACCAATACGTCCTCGCTGTCGATTACCGACCTCTCCGAGTTCACCGACCACCCGGAGCAGTTCTGCGGGATGCACTTTTTCAACCCACCGGTCCGGATGCAGCTGGTCGAAGTGATCTCCGGCGAACACACTGACGAGGCGACACTCGATGTAATTGAGGAGCTAGCCGAGGAGTTCGGCAAGACGCCCGTGCGGGTCCACAGGGACAGCCCCGGGTTCATCGTCAATCGTATTCTCGTCCCGCTGATGAACGAGGCCTGCTGGCTCGTCCATGAGGGCGAGGCGACGATCGAAGAAGTCGACAGCACGACCAAGTACGGTATGGGGCTACCGATGGGGAGTTTCGAGCTGGGCGATCAGGTCGGCAACGACGTGAGCTATCACGTCCTCGAATACATGCACGACGTGCTCGGTGACGCCTACGAGCCCTGTCCGCTCCTCGCCGAAAAGGTCGAGAACGAAGAGCTCGGCAAGAAGACCGGGAAGGGATTCTACGACTACGAGAACGGCGGTGCCGACGTCCCGTCCGATCAGGTCAGTGAGTCGGTCAGCGATCGACTGACTGCAGTAATGGCGAACGAAGTCGCGAATCTGATCGGTGGCGATGTCGCCGAGGCCGATGCCATCGATGAGGCGGTCATGCTCGGCGCTGGCTTCCCGAATGGCCCGGCAAAGCTCGCTGACGATGTCGGTCTCGACCACTTGCTTGAGACACTCGAAGACGCGTACGAAGAGACGGGTGCTGCCAGGTACAAACCCGCGGACTACTTCGCCGAGGCCGCCGATCAGGGCGGGTTCCACGGCGGCAACGAAGACGACGACTCGTACGAGTTTGACACGATCAGTATCGAGACATCCGACGATCGCGTCGGGACGATCACGCTCGATCGGCCCCACCGGATGAACACCATCAGCGGGGAGTTGCTCGACGAACTCGGCGAGGCAATCGAGCTGCTCGAAGCCGACGAAGCGGTGCGTTCAATCCTTCTTGTCGGAGCGGGTGAGAAGGCGTTCTCTGCCGGGGCAGACGTCCAGAGTATGGCCGGAAGCGGTGCGGATCCGATCGAAGCGGTCGAGCTCTCCCGGAAGGGACAGCAGACCTTCGGGAAACTGGAGGACAGCGATCTCCCTGTCGTCGCCGGAATCGACGGCTACTGTCTCGGCGGGGGGATGGAACTCGCAACGTGTGCAGATCTTCGCGTCGCGAGCGAACGGTCACAACTGGGACAGCCAGAGCACAACCTCGGACTGCTTCCGGGGTGGGGCGGAACCCAGCGACTCCAGCAGATCGTCGGCGAGGGGCGGGCCAAAGAGATCATTTTCACGGCCGAGCGCTACGACCCGGAGACGATGGCCGACTACGGCTTCGTCAACGAGGTCGTCGGAAACGATGAGCTCCGAGACGCGGCCTACGACCTCGCGGCGGATCTCGCTGCCGGGCCGCCGATCGCTCAGCGCTACACCAAACGCGCAATGAAGAAGGGCTGGGAAGACGCCGAGGCGGGTCTCGAAATCGAAGCACAGGCCTTCGGTCACCTGATGGCAACTGACGATCTGATGGAAGGCGTCACTGCATTCATGAGCGACCGCGACCCCGAGTTCGAAGGAAAATAG